TTTAATTATTGATTTATCTAAAGCTGGATGTGAGCTGGTCGTTACATTCCACAAGACATTATAAGATATTACAAGATGCACATTATGTGGATACAGTATACATTTATTGTGTACTGATAAATCACTGACCTAATTTAATCCTGAATGCACATCATCAAGCACAATAATGGTCAATGATATACAGTTTTTAATATGCTCTGTTTAgtaaatgtatgcatgtacataGGGGGTAATCAGTATATATATCGTATCTATTAAGCATTGCTATTTCACACATCTCTGCACACAAATTTGGGTGCACTGCGATCACCCTGCCAATGTTATATACAGTGGAATCACATTTGGCTTTCTCTGCGGCATGTATCCACTTATTGTCACGTTATAAAACATATAGACACCACCacagtatgtgttttgtgttttcacTACATTTCATTGTGCCCTCACAATAAAAACCCAAACAAACTTGCAGTGTCTTGACTCAAAATCTGTCTATCAATGTCTTGAGGCAGTTTTGCAATTCCTCTAGCAAATCTCTGACTTGCTCATGACATTTACAAGAGTATTCTCACTGATCTCACCTAGAAAATATCCAGAGAGAAGTCATTTATGTGCCTTTAAACTTGACATGCTTTAAATGGTTGTTTTTCTAAGAAGATCAGGGCGCTAAATTGCATGTGTCAGAGAGATTAAAAAATGCAAACTTTACATGTCATCAGTAGCTTTGTAAGaagaaaatattaaagaaaatatTAATGTATACATTTGTCCTATATATACAGTGTGTACAACCCCTTTTCTTTGAATGACATGGAATGAAAAGAGGCTGTTCCGCTACTGACCTCAATTACCTTTCAACTGAGGATTTATGGCATTTTCGTGTCATAGTCTTGCTCAATAGCAAGCATATGTACGCTGCCTGTGCAGCTGCCTATAATTATGCTGAAAGCCAAAGTGCTCTGTGAAGATGTACAAGATATACAATAGCTGTCAAGGCACTTTTTTTTCCCTGATTGAAAGCTAAATTTGGCTGGTGACCAAGAACTGTCAAAAATGAAGGCCTTTTGTTCACAAATTAAATAAATAGGGAGCTGCAGCCTTCCCCAGAACCAAATCACTCTGCTCACACTCCTTCTCGCATACACCGTGGTCATACCATCCAGAAGGTAAGACAGCTCTCACTACAGCTTCTAGGAATCGCCGCTCTGGGGAAGAAGTTAGCTTGGAGTTTTAAAAGTGAGTCGCTGATACTTTTGGTGTAAAGTTTCATTGACCTTCTGTTGGATCTGTTGCAGCTCTATTCACCATGAAAGTCGCCGTTGTTTTCGCCTGCATCTTGGGGGTGGCCCTCTGTGCCACGATCCCTGTaagtatactgtagcctacctcatGTGCACCATCTGTATCAGTGGCAAGAGAAACCtgaatattgtaaaaaaaaaaaatgtgtgctaatgtgatGGGATTCATGCATGTTTGTCTTTACAGCAGCAGTACATTGAGTTGGAGATTAAGCAGGCACCAGGGGTCAGTGGATtctgatttttattattttactattttattttactattttcttaaatgcatttttgtatttgcatttttttaaatgcatttttgtatATTACTCACTAAGTATTAGACAACAGTGAGACAGCTGTAAATGGCATGCTAAGAGGTGCTGTGTTGTTGGTGCATGGTGTGAGtagataaataggcctatgttgtgttgacaggttgctgctgctcctgcatCTGGAGCTACCATTCAGCAAGTGAGTGTTATCAGATACAAAAACAAATAAcgatttaaaatatatttatttatatatatattcagaAGACATTTTTGCAGTTTTGCATGTGGTGTCAATGTGCAGTGCGTTGATGTAGTCTCCTAATTCCTGCAGATCCTTGATGCTCTGCAAGCCGCTCGTGGCCCCGGTGCCGCCCCTGTGAGTTCTGAAGCTCCCCACAACCgttcatgacatgacatgactttACATTAAATTGCCTTTAGTGGATGCTTTTCTCCAAAGTGACTTATAATGGTATTCGGTTGCCCACTAAGGAGCAATACCTACATTGATGTGAGTCTGCCTCCTCCAGTACTTTGTTGTCTAATTTTGTGTCTCCAATCTTAGATGCTGGTGAAACAGGAGATCCCTCAGCCCGCTGGCAGAGAGAGCCTTGAAGTCGTGAgtgttttatattatttccacatttgaaaaaaaaatgtttttatataTGTTATATCTCACATGTGTTTTATATTCCATGCAGTGTTTCATACGTTTTTACATTTACATATTACATATGTTTTATATTCCCTGCACTGGTTTTCTTTTCTGTACATCTGACAAGTATTTTTGGTTCTCTGCACCATTCCTGCACCGCTCTCTATGTCCTTTTTCACTGCCGTCTTCCAGTTCTATGCCCTGGGTGGTGCCGCCGCAGCCCCCGCAGCTCCTGCCCCCGCTGCCCCCGCCGCCCCTGTTGTTCCCGTTGTAGTGGCACCCGCCGCACCTGCCGCCCCAGCTGCCCCTGTGAGTACGCCTCTACTGATCAACAACCCCTTTACTCAGCGGTGTATTCTACGTAGAaagcgggtatacggagtatacccacttctaaatttcagggatttcagtatactcacttaaaattgtttgatccattgttttgaatagcacaaatatatacagtatacccacttcaaaaaaaattctcaaatatacagtatacccaccataaaaaagtagactacaccaccgcCTTTACTTATTATTGCAACGTCATGCAGTTT
This genomic interval from Engraulis encrasicolus isolate BLACKSEA-1 chromosome 16, IST_EnEncr_1.0, whole genome shotgun sequence contains the following:
- the scpp7 gene encoding secretory calcium-binding phosphoprotein 7 isoform X2, encoding MKVAVVFACILGVALCATIPQYIELEIKQAPGVAAAPASGATIQQILDALQAARGPGAAPMLVKQEIPQPAGRESLEVFYALGGAAAAPAAPAPAAPAAPVVPVVVAPAAPAAPAAPAPSSDDDEEEDE
- the scpp7 gene encoding secretory calcium-binding phosphoprotein 7 isoform X1, coding for MKVAVVFACILGVALCATIPQQYIELEIKQAPGVAAAPASGATIQQILDALQAARGPGAAPMLVKQEIPQPAGRESLEVFYALGGAAAAPAAPAPAAPAAPVVPVVVAPAAPAAPAAPAPSSDDDEEEDE